One region of Mangifera indica cultivar Alphonso chromosome 3, CATAS_Mindica_2.1, whole genome shotgun sequence genomic DNA includes:
- the LOC123212391 gene encoding transcription factor MYB35-like, with translation MGRPPCCDKLNVKKGIWTAEEDAKILAYVSKHGAGNWTSVPKRAGLRRCGKSCRLRWTNYLRPDLKHENFTPQEEELIVRLHAAIGSRWSIIAQQLPGRTDNDVKNYWNTKLRKKLSEMGIDPVTHKPFSQILADYGNIGGLQKSGNRIGSFNRDMKSAFKSKSDQCQTPQPQVFSSINSTSPLMTAMVSPKVEPIQDSFNINLSMNTSNSESSSMDLLAELQAIKLVKEASNCANHKAFTSQFFNEATLSSPSSSSSTCSTAGKDQKSKAFSWQDFLLEDALVSANVPQEQDTAVEFSSKDFPTNSQNLTPPSQINDENNIQMNNAIERMDFGGPIYGFPASSSTDTSFVESMIHRENEMFLDFPELMEEHFYN, from the exons ATGGGGAGGCCTCCTTGCTGCGATAAGCTTAATGTCAAAAAGGGTATTTGGACTGCTGAGGAAGATGCAAAGATACTTGCCTATGTGTCAAAGCATGGAGCTGGAAACTGGACTTCTGTTCCCAAAAGAGCAG GACTTCGGAGATGTGGAAAGAGTTGCAGACTTAGGTGGACTAATTACCTCAGGCCAGATCTTAAACATGAAAACTTCACACCCCAGGAAGAGGAGTTAATTGTTAGGCTTCATGCAGCCATCGGTAGCAG GTGGTCCATCATAGCTCAACAGCTTCCTGGAAGAACAGACAATGATGTGAAGAATTACTGGAACACTAAGCTCAGAAAGAAGCTCTCTGAAATGGGAATAGATCCTGTCACTCATAAACCTTTCTCTCAAATTCTGGCTGATTATGGAAACATTGGTGGACTCCAAAAATCTGGAAACCGAATAGGGTCTTTCAACAGAGATATGAAAAGTGCCTTCAAGTCAAAATCCGATCAATGTCAAACACCACAACCACAAGTGTTTTCAAGCATTAACAGTACTAGTCCTTTGATGACAGCAATGGTATCACCAAAAGTAGAGCCAATCCAGGATAGCTTCAATATTAATCTCAGCATGAACACCAGTAACAGTGAAAGCAGTTCCATGGATCTTCTTGCTGAGCTGCAAGCCATAAAACTGGTGAAAGAGGCCTCTAATTGTGCAAACCATAAAGCTTTCACATCCCAATTCTTCAATGAAGCCACATTGTCCTCACCATCTTCGTCATCCTCAACTTGTTCCACAGCAGGAAAAGATCAGAAGTCAAAAGCTTTTAGTTGGCAAGATTTTCTCCTTGAAGATGCACTTGTATCTGCCAATGTTCCACAAGAACAAGATACCGCAGTGGAGTTCTCATCCAAGGACTTCCCTACAAACTCTCAAAATTTAACACCACCAAGTCAGATAAATGATGAGAATAACATACAAATGAATAATGCAATTGAGAGAATGGATTTTGGGGGTCCAATCTATGGCTTTCCTGCTTCATCATCCACTGACACTTCATTTGTGGAATCTATGATACACAGAGAAAATGAGATGTTCTTAGATTTTCCTGAACTTATGGAAGAACACTTCTATAATTAA
- the LOC123211447 gene encoding uncharacterized protein LOC123211447: protein MLSLSHRERETKSMVAISLYRGNLHRVPEVPRRWLMPPPKISLKDFKTLLNRRNRALARLRSPNIATSNPNSNSGLQLQPLNPTPPDLKLQLDDNNDANGKEDEGIIQYSEINNQGKSNVGDYTVKPAIETEIAPEKAFDTVVTDEKLHSLVVVEKPAEPVNPNLQTSEKMGVLDEKEKRKREVEDRLQTLNAKKHNLVQALKQILNAEEELKRRNCMQGMAARSTGQLQVDTTNDTGLSTRQPTPRMGSEASLGGDMEGAEAEDASNQNTHYRHMLRMSSMSPSSESPFRRTTYFQHNVVPHPSRASMGVTGSPSPSRFAPIGHQGNPGNLPAVSVSGTNYIASSPSPAASGSTSVFRDARQPSPWN from the exons ATGCTCTCTCTCTCACACcgagaaagagaaacaaaatcaaTGGTGGCCATTTCTCTATACAGAGGCAATCTGCACAGGGTTCCTGAAGTGCCTCGACGATGGCTAATGCCACCTcccaaaatctctctcaaagatTTCAAAACCCTTTTGAACCGCCGTAACAGAGCCCTTGCTCGTCTTCGCTCCCCTAATATCGCCACTTCAAACCCTAATTCTAACTCTGGGCTACAACTTCAACCTCTCAACCCCACTCCCCCTGATCTTAAACTTCAATTAGACGATAATAATGATGCTAATGGCAAAGAAGACGAGGGAATAATTCAATATTCAGAAATCAACAATCAAGGAAAATCGAACGTTGGAGATTATACGGTGAAACCTGCTATTGAAACTGAGATTGCACCGGAAAAAGCCTTTGATACGGTGGTTACTGATGAGAAATTGCATTCTTTGGTAGTGGTGGAGAAACCAGCTGAACCGGTTAACCCTAATTTACAG ACAAGCGAGAAGATGGGGGTGTTagatgagaaagagaaaaggaaaagagaagtaGAAGATAGGCTGCAAACTTTGAATGCGAAAAAACATAATCTAGTGCAAGCTTTGAAGCAG ATATTGAATGCTGAGGAGGAATTAAAGAGACGAAATTGTATGCAAGGAATGGCGGCTCGCTCAACCGGTCAACTTCAAGTGGATACCACAAATGACACTGGGTTGAGTACTAGGCAGCCTACACCTAGGATGGGCTCAGAGGCAAGTCTTGGCGGTGATATGGAAGGGGCAGAAGCTGAAGATGCTTCGAACCAAAATACTCATTATCGCCATATGCTTAGGATGAGCAGCATGTCACCGTCTTCCGAGTCCCCTTTTAGAAGGACTACCTATTTCCAGCATAATGTG GTTCCACACCCTTCTCGAGCAAGTATGGGGGTTACAGGTAGTCCATCTCCATCACGCTTTGCTCCTATAGGCCATCAGGGGAATCCTGGAAATCTGCCAGCAGTATCTGTATCTGGAACAAATTACATTGCATCCTCTCCCTCCCCTGCGGCATCCGGCAGCACATCTGTATTTAGAGATGCTCGGCAGCCAAGTCCATGGAATTAG
- the LOC123211448 gene encoding uncharacterized protein LOC123211448, protein MERHTPHHKRTIAATPDPKSSMDPTLKKHSNKTNISTKTSHSTSQKNPDSSTSSKPFYYMTNSFSRLNLYHNKVRSSQKHSINPPTKDIHLQAKALTVSADSDSSKFLLVKPSKLMQPQQKGASRYEKDGRIKEENSKEMMKKLSKGGPLNSKKKEVHKEEVYGKELVLVRDKDVKNLPHEGHDVKRVPVSLGRRRSFYGSQVELAGALANCGVKVVSVDMPPFMQIHAVDFARKTYDSLEKFTAKTLALTLKKEFDGVYGPAWHCIVGTSFGSFVTHSVGGFLYFSMDQKLYILLFKTTVQKAE, encoded by the exons ATGGAACGCCACACCCCCCACCACAAGCGCACCATTGCAGCAACCCCAGATCCTAAGTCATCCATGGATCCCACCCTCAAAAAGCACTCCAACAAAACAAACATCTCTACCAAAACCTCTCACTCAACATCTCAAAAGAACCCAGATTCCTCAACTTCTTCTAAACCCTTCTATTATATGACCAATAGTTTTTCAAGGTTGAACCTTTATCATAACAAAGTTCGTTCTTCACAAAAACACAGCATAAACCCACCTACCAAAGACATCCATTTGCAAGCCAAAGCCTTGACGGTTTCTGCTGATTCTGATTCCTCCAAGTTCCTGCTCGTTAAACCAAGTAAATTAATGCAACCCCAACAGAAGGGTGCATCCAGATATGAAAAAGACGGCCGAATAAAGGAGGAAAATTCTAAAGAGATGATGAAGAAATTATCGAAAGGTGGGCCGTTGAATAGTAAAAAGAAGGAAGTTCATAAGGAGGAAGTTTATGGTAAGGAACTGGTATTAGTGAGGGATAAAGATGTGAAGAATCTACCACATGAAGGGCATGATGTCAAGAGAGTTCCAGTTTCATTAGGGCGAAGAAGATCCTTCTATGGCTCACAGGTTGAGTTGGCTGGTGCTCTTGCAAATTGCGGTGTGAAAGTTGTTTCAGTTGATATGCCGCCGTTTATGCAGATCCATGCGGTTGATTTTGCAAGAAAGACTTATGATAGCTTAGAAAAGTTTACTGCCAAAACCCTTGCACTCACTCTCAAGAAG GAGTTTGATGGGGTTTATGGACCGGCGTGGCACTGTATCGTGGGAACAAGTTTTGGGTCTTTTGTCACGCATTCGGTTGGTGGGTTTCTGTATTTTTCAATGGATCAAAAGTTGTATATCCTGCTGTTTAAGACCACTGTACAAAAAGCAGAGTGA